One window of the Micropterus dolomieu isolate WLL.071019.BEF.003 ecotype Adirondacks linkage group LG08, ASM2129224v1, whole genome shotgun sequence genome contains the following:
- the srpk1a gene encoding SRSF protein kinase 1a isoform X1: MLLHSHKFLALQARKKRVKAKKTVKKQPANPRSRQQPQLEASPQEPEEPEEILGSDDEEQEDPNDYCKGGYHHVKVGDLYNGKYHVIRKLGWGHFSTVWLAWDIQVKRFVAMKVVKSAEHYTETAVDEIKLLRSVRNSDPNDPNREMVVQLLDDFKISGVNGTHVCMVFEVLGHHLLKWIIKSNYQGLPLPCVKSIVRQVLQGLDYLHTKCEIIHTDIKPENILMSVDEPYVRKLAAEATEWQRAGAPPPSGSAISTAPAPKQTVKMSKNKKKKLKKKQKRQAELLEKCIMDLEEMEKTTETREEEEDEDEDPQSPKGRACAPLRQVSLLELGNEETEDLMRMGPEGLSELNCNGHVEVDQRQSQWRDEDQHNGNAEPTEECASQEEQRKESLVHPICNGVDSADLKELDAETKDRGAHRSGVMERHLLAGLEEGELEQSILQDDGPDCQYTTQESLRNGKLTAGSLLVNPLEPLNADQIKVKIADLGNACWVHKHFTEDIQTRQYRSLEVLIGSGYSTPADIWSTACMAFELATGDYLFEPHSGEDYSRDEDHLALMIELLGKIPRHYALSGKYSQEYFTKRDHIALIIELLGSVPRKLIMNGKYSKDFFTKKGDLKHITKLKPWGLLEVLIDKYEWPREEAECFTDFLLPMLELIPEKRATAAECLRHPWLSL, translated from the exons ATGCTCCTCCACAGTCACAAAT TTCTAGCACTCCAGGCGAGGAAGAAGAGGGTGAAAGCAAAGAAGACCGTCAAAAA ACAGCCAGCCAATCCCAGAAGTCGACAGCAGCCGCAGCTAGAAGCCTCACCTCAGGAACCCGAGGAACCTGAGGAGATTCTCGGCTCTGACGATGAGGAGCAAGAGGACCCCAATGACTACTGCAAAG GCGGCTACCACCACGTGAAAGTAGGAGACCTTTACAACGGAAAATACCATGTCATCCGGAAACTGGGCTGGGGACACTTCTCCACCGTGTGGCTCGCCTGGGACATCCA GGTGAAGAGGTTTGTCGCAATGAAGGTGGTGAAGAGTGCGGAGCACTACACGGAGACGGCAGTGGATGAGATCAAACTCCTCAGATCT GTAAGAAACTCAGACCCCAATGATCCCAACCGGGAAATGGTGGTCCAGCTGCTAGACGACTTCAAGATCTCTGGTGTCAATGGAACTC ATGTCTGCATGGTATTTGAGGTGTTGGGGCATCACTTGTTAAAATGGATAATAAAGTCCAATTACCAAGGGCTGCCCCTGCCGTGTGTGAAGAGCATCGTAAGACAG GTACTCCAAGGCCTGGACTACCTGCACACAAAGTGTGAGATCATCCACACAGACATCAAGCCGGAGAATATCCTGATGAGTGTTGATGAGCCTTATGTCCGGAAGCTCGCAGCTGAAGCCACAGAGTGGCAGAGGGCTGGGGCGCCTCCCCCCTCTGGTTCAGCAA TAAGCACAGCACCTGCTCCAAAACAG ACAGTAAAAATGTccaagaacaagaagaagaagttaaAAAAGAAGCAGAAGCGTCAGGCGGAGCTGCTAGAAAAGTGCATCATGGACctggaggagatggagaagactacagaaacaagagaggaggaagaggatgaagatgaggacCCGCAGTCTCCAAAGGGACGGGCTTGCGCTCCTCTCAGACAGGTGTCTCTTCTCGAGCTAGGAAATGAGGAAACGGAGG ATCTCATGAGGATGGGGCCCGAAGGGCTGTCAGAGTTGAACTGTAATGGCCATGTGGAGGTAGACCAGAGGCAGTCCCAATGGAGGGACGAAGACCAACACAATGGCAACGCAGAGCCCACAGAGGAATGTGCCAGTCAGGAGGAGCAACGCAAGGAGTCCCTTGTTCACCCCATCTGCAACGGTGTGGACTCTGCAGATCTCAAGGAGCTGGATGCAGAGACTAAAGACAGGGGTGCTCACAGAAGTGGAGTAATGGAGAGACACCTTCTCGCTGGGCTGGAGGAGGGAGAGCTCGAGCAAAGCATTTTGCAGGACGACGGTCCTGACTGTCAATATACAACCCAGGAAAGCCTGAGAAATG GCAAGCTAACAGCAGGATCCCTGTTAGTTAACCCCCTTGAGCCACTCAATGCAGACCAGATCAAGGTCAAGATTGCAGATTTGGGAAATGCCTGCTGGGTG CACAAGCACTTTACAGAAGACATCCAGACACGGCAGTACCGTTCCTTAGAAGTACTCATTGGTTCTGGATACAGCACACCGGCCGACATATGGAGCACAGCCTGCATG GCATTTGAGCTTGCCACAGGGGACTACTTGTTTGAGCCACATTCTGGGGAAGATTATTCAAGAGATGAAG ACCATCTTGCTCTCATGATTGAGTTGCTTGGTAAAATCCCTCGTCACTATGCTCTGAGTGGGAAATACTCACAGGAATACTTCACCAAGAGAG ACCATATAGCGCTGATCATTGAGCTGCTGGGGAGCGTCCCACGCAAACTCATAATGAACGGCAAATATTCCAAGGATtttttcaccaagaaag GTGATTTGAAACACATCACCAAGCTGAAGCCGTGGGGCCTGCTGGAGGTGCTGATTGACAAGTACGAGTGGCCCCGTGAAGAAGCCGAGTGCTTCACTGACTTCCTGCTTCCCATGCTGGAGCTGATCCCAGAGAAGCGAGCCACGGCCGCAGAGTGCTTGCGCCACCCCTGGCTCTCCCTCTAG
- the srpk1a gene encoding SRSF protein kinase 1a isoform X2 — MERKVLALQARKKRVKAKKTVKKQPANPRSRQQPQLEASPQEPEEPEEILGSDDEEQEDPNDYCKGGYHHVKVGDLYNGKYHVIRKLGWGHFSTVWLAWDIQVKRFVAMKVVKSAEHYTETAVDEIKLLRSVRNSDPNDPNREMVVQLLDDFKISGVNGTHVCMVFEVLGHHLLKWIIKSNYQGLPLPCVKSIVRQVLQGLDYLHTKCEIIHTDIKPENILMSVDEPYVRKLAAEATEWQRAGAPPPSGSAISTAPAPKQTVKMSKNKKKKLKKKQKRQAELLEKCIMDLEEMEKTTETREEEEDEDEDPQSPKGRACAPLRQVSLLELGNEETEDLMRMGPEGLSELNCNGHVEVDQRQSQWRDEDQHNGNAEPTEECASQEEQRKESLVHPICNGVDSADLKELDAETKDRGAHRSGVMERHLLAGLEEGELEQSILQDDGPDCQYTTQESLRNGKLTAGSLLVNPLEPLNADQIKVKIADLGNACWVHKHFTEDIQTRQYRSLEVLIGSGYSTPADIWSTACMAFELATGDYLFEPHSGEDYSRDEDHLALMIELLGKIPRHYALSGKYSQEYFTKRDHIALIIELLGSVPRKLIMNGKYSKDFFTKKGDLKHITKLKPWGLLEVLIDKYEWPREEAECFTDFLLPMLELIPEKRATAAECLRHPWLSL; from the exons ATGGAGAGAAAAG TTCTAGCACTCCAGGCGAGGAAGAAGAGGGTGAAAGCAAAGAAGACCGTCAAAAA ACAGCCAGCCAATCCCAGAAGTCGACAGCAGCCGCAGCTAGAAGCCTCACCTCAGGAACCCGAGGAACCTGAGGAGATTCTCGGCTCTGACGATGAGGAGCAAGAGGACCCCAATGACTACTGCAAAG GCGGCTACCACCACGTGAAAGTAGGAGACCTTTACAACGGAAAATACCATGTCATCCGGAAACTGGGCTGGGGACACTTCTCCACCGTGTGGCTCGCCTGGGACATCCA GGTGAAGAGGTTTGTCGCAATGAAGGTGGTGAAGAGTGCGGAGCACTACACGGAGACGGCAGTGGATGAGATCAAACTCCTCAGATCT GTAAGAAACTCAGACCCCAATGATCCCAACCGGGAAATGGTGGTCCAGCTGCTAGACGACTTCAAGATCTCTGGTGTCAATGGAACTC ATGTCTGCATGGTATTTGAGGTGTTGGGGCATCACTTGTTAAAATGGATAATAAAGTCCAATTACCAAGGGCTGCCCCTGCCGTGTGTGAAGAGCATCGTAAGACAG GTACTCCAAGGCCTGGACTACCTGCACACAAAGTGTGAGATCATCCACACAGACATCAAGCCGGAGAATATCCTGATGAGTGTTGATGAGCCTTATGTCCGGAAGCTCGCAGCTGAAGCCACAGAGTGGCAGAGGGCTGGGGCGCCTCCCCCCTCTGGTTCAGCAA TAAGCACAGCACCTGCTCCAAAACAG ACAGTAAAAATGTccaagaacaagaagaagaagttaaAAAAGAAGCAGAAGCGTCAGGCGGAGCTGCTAGAAAAGTGCATCATGGACctggaggagatggagaagactacagaaacaagagaggaggaagaggatgaagatgaggacCCGCAGTCTCCAAAGGGACGGGCTTGCGCTCCTCTCAGACAGGTGTCTCTTCTCGAGCTAGGAAATGAGGAAACGGAGG ATCTCATGAGGATGGGGCCCGAAGGGCTGTCAGAGTTGAACTGTAATGGCCATGTGGAGGTAGACCAGAGGCAGTCCCAATGGAGGGACGAAGACCAACACAATGGCAACGCAGAGCCCACAGAGGAATGTGCCAGTCAGGAGGAGCAACGCAAGGAGTCCCTTGTTCACCCCATCTGCAACGGTGTGGACTCTGCAGATCTCAAGGAGCTGGATGCAGAGACTAAAGACAGGGGTGCTCACAGAAGTGGAGTAATGGAGAGACACCTTCTCGCTGGGCTGGAGGAGGGAGAGCTCGAGCAAAGCATTTTGCAGGACGACGGTCCTGACTGTCAATATACAACCCAGGAAAGCCTGAGAAATG GCAAGCTAACAGCAGGATCCCTGTTAGTTAACCCCCTTGAGCCACTCAATGCAGACCAGATCAAGGTCAAGATTGCAGATTTGGGAAATGCCTGCTGGGTG CACAAGCACTTTACAGAAGACATCCAGACACGGCAGTACCGTTCCTTAGAAGTACTCATTGGTTCTGGATACAGCACACCGGCCGACATATGGAGCACAGCCTGCATG GCATTTGAGCTTGCCACAGGGGACTACTTGTTTGAGCCACATTCTGGGGAAGATTATTCAAGAGATGAAG ACCATCTTGCTCTCATGATTGAGTTGCTTGGTAAAATCCCTCGTCACTATGCTCTGAGTGGGAAATACTCACAGGAATACTTCACCAAGAGAG ACCATATAGCGCTGATCATTGAGCTGCTGGGGAGCGTCCCACGCAAACTCATAATGAACGGCAAATATTCCAAGGATtttttcaccaagaaag GTGATTTGAAACACATCACCAAGCTGAAGCCGTGGGGCCTGCTGGAGGTGCTGATTGACAAGTACGAGTGGCCCCGTGAAGAAGCCGAGTGCTTCACTGACTTCCTGCTTCCCATGCTGGAGCTGATCCCAGAGAAGCGAGCCACGGCCGCAGAGTGCTTGCGCCACCCCTGGCTCTCCCTCTAG
- the srpk1a gene encoding SRSF protein kinase 1a isoform X6, translating to MERKVLALQARKKRVKAKKTVKKQPANPRSRQQPQLEASPQEPEEPEEILGSDDEEQEDPNDYCKGGYHHVKVGDLYNGKYHVIRKLGWGHFSTVWLAWDIQVKRFVAMKVVKSAEHYTETAVDEIKLLRSVRNSDPNDPNREMVVQLLDDFKISGVNGTHVCMVFEVLGHHLLKWIIKSNYQGLPLPCVKSIVRQVLQGLDYLHTKCEIIHTDIKPENILMSVDEPYVRKLAAEATEWQRAGAPPPSGSAISTAPAPKQTVKMSKNKKKKLKKKQKRQAELLEKCIMDLEEMEKTTETREEEEDEDEDPQSPKGRACAPLRQVSLLELGNEETEDLMRMGPEGLSELNCNGHVEVDQRQSQWRDEDQHNGNAEPTEECASQEEQRKESLVHPICNGVDSADLKELDAETKDRGAHRSGVMERHLLAGLEEGELEQSILQDDGPDCQYTTQESLRNGKLTAGSLLVNPLEPLNADQIKVKIADLGNACWVHKHFTEDIQTRQYRSLEVLIGSGYSTPADIWSTACMAFELATGDYLFEPHSGEDYSRDEDHLALMIELLGKIPRHYALSGKYSQEYFTKRGDLKHITKLKPWGLLEVLIDKYEWPREEAECFTDFLLPMLELIPEKRATAAECLRHPWLSL from the exons ATGGAGAGAAAAG TTCTAGCACTCCAGGCGAGGAAGAAGAGGGTGAAAGCAAAGAAGACCGTCAAAAA ACAGCCAGCCAATCCCAGAAGTCGACAGCAGCCGCAGCTAGAAGCCTCACCTCAGGAACCCGAGGAACCTGAGGAGATTCTCGGCTCTGACGATGAGGAGCAAGAGGACCCCAATGACTACTGCAAAG GCGGCTACCACCACGTGAAAGTAGGAGACCTTTACAACGGAAAATACCATGTCATCCGGAAACTGGGCTGGGGACACTTCTCCACCGTGTGGCTCGCCTGGGACATCCA GGTGAAGAGGTTTGTCGCAATGAAGGTGGTGAAGAGTGCGGAGCACTACACGGAGACGGCAGTGGATGAGATCAAACTCCTCAGATCT GTAAGAAACTCAGACCCCAATGATCCCAACCGGGAAATGGTGGTCCAGCTGCTAGACGACTTCAAGATCTCTGGTGTCAATGGAACTC ATGTCTGCATGGTATTTGAGGTGTTGGGGCATCACTTGTTAAAATGGATAATAAAGTCCAATTACCAAGGGCTGCCCCTGCCGTGTGTGAAGAGCATCGTAAGACAG GTACTCCAAGGCCTGGACTACCTGCACACAAAGTGTGAGATCATCCACACAGACATCAAGCCGGAGAATATCCTGATGAGTGTTGATGAGCCTTATGTCCGGAAGCTCGCAGCTGAAGCCACAGAGTGGCAGAGGGCTGGGGCGCCTCCCCCCTCTGGTTCAGCAA TAAGCACAGCACCTGCTCCAAAACAG ACAGTAAAAATGTccaagaacaagaagaagaagttaaAAAAGAAGCAGAAGCGTCAGGCGGAGCTGCTAGAAAAGTGCATCATGGACctggaggagatggagaagactacagaaacaagagaggaggaagaggatgaagatgaggacCCGCAGTCTCCAAAGGGACGGGCTTGCGCTCCTCTCAGACAGGTGTCTCTTCTCGAGCTAGGAAATGAGGAAACGGAGG ATCTCATGAGGATGGGGCCCGAAGGGCTGTCAGAGTTGAACTGTAATGGCCATGTGGAGGTAGACCAGAGGCAGTCCCAATGGAGGGACGAAGACCAACACAATGGCAACGCAGAGCCCACAGAGGAATGTGCCAGTCAGGAGGAGCAACGCAAGGAGTCCCTTGTTCACCCCATCTGCAACGGTGTGGACTCTGCAGATCTCAAGGAGCTGGATGCAGAGACTAAAGACAGGGGTGCTCACAGAAGTGGAGTAATGGAGAGACACCTTCTCGCTGGGCTGGAGGAGGGAGAGCTCGAGCAAAGCATTTTGCAGGACGACGGTCCTGACTGTCAATATACAACCCAGGAAAGCCTGAGAAATG GCAAGCTAACAGCAGGATCCCTGTTAGTTAACCCCCTTGAGCCACTCAATGCAGACCAGATCAAGGTCAAGATTGCAGATTTGGGAAATGCCTGCTGGGTG CACAAGCACTTTACAGAAGACATCCAGACACGGCAGTACCGTTCCTTAGAAGTACTCATTGGTTCTGGATACAGCACACCGGCCGACATATGGAGCACAGCCTGCATG GCATTTGAGCTTGCCACAGGGGACTACTTGTTTGAGCCACATTCTGGGGAAGATTATTCAAGAGATGAAG ACCATCTTGCTCTCATGATTGAGTTGCTTGGTAAAATCCCTCGTCACTATGCTCTGAGTGGGAAATACTCACAGGAATACTTCACCAAGAGAG GTGATTTGAAACACATCACCAAGCTGAAGCCGTGGGGCCTGCTGGAGGTGCTGATTGACAAGTACGAGTGGCCCCGTGAAGAAGCCGAGTGCTTCACTGACTTCCTGCTTCCCATGCTGGAGCTGATCCCAGAGAAGCGAGCCACGGCCGCAGAGTGCTTGCGCCACCCCTGGCTCTCCCTCTAG
- the srpk1a gene encoding SRSF protein kinase 1a isoform X3: MLLHSHKFLALQARKKRVKAKKTVKKQPANPRSRQQPQLEASPQEPEEPEEILGSDDEEQEDPNDYCKGGYHHVKVGDLYNGKYHVIRKLGWGHFSTVWLAWDIQVKRFVAMKVVKSAEHYTETAVDEIKLLRSVRNSDPNDPNREMVVQLLDDFKISGVNGTHVCMVFEVLGHHLLKWIIKSNYQGLPLPCVKSIVRQVLQGLDYLHTKCEIIHTDIKPENILMSVDEPYVRKLAAEATEWQRAGAPPPSGSAISTAPAPKQTVKMSKNKKKKLKKKQKRQAELLEKCIMDLEEMEKTTETREEEEDEDEDPQSPKGRACAPLRQVSLLELGNEETEDLMRMGPEGLSELNCNGHVEVDQRQSQWRDEDQHNGNAEPTEECASQEEQRKESLVHPICNGVDSADLKELDAETKDRGAHRSGVMERHLLAGLEEGELEQSILQDDGPDCQYTTQESLRNGKLTAGSLLVNPLEPLNADQIKVKIADLGNACWVHKHFTEDIQTRQYRSLEVLIGSGYSTPADIWSTACMAFELATGDYLFEPHSGEDYSRDEDHIALIIELLGSVPRKLIMNGKYSKDFFTKKGDLKHITKLKPWGLLEVLIDKYEWPREEAECFTDFLLPMLELIPEKRATAAECLRHPWLSL; encoded by the exons ATGCTCCTCCACAGTCACAAAT TTCTAGCACTCCAGGCGAGGAAGAAGAGGGTGAAAGCAAAGAAGACCGTCAAAAA ACAGCCAGCCAATCCCAGAAGTCGACAGCAGCCGCAGCTAGAAGCCTCACCTCAGGAACCCGAGGAACCTGAGGAGATTCTCGGCTCTGACGATGAGGAGCAAGAGGACCCCAATGACTACTGCAAAG GCGGCTACCACCACGTGAAAGTAGGAGACCTTTACAACGGAAAATACCATGTCATCCGGAAACTGGGCTGGGGACACTTCTCCACCGTGTGGCTCGCCTGGGACATCCA GGTGAAGAGGTTTGTCGCAATGAAGGTGGTGAAGAGTGCGGAGCACTACACGGAGACGGCAGTGGATGAGATCAAACTCCTCAGATCT GTAAGAAACTCAGACCCCAATGATCCCAACCGGGAAATGGTGGTCCAGCTGCTAGACGACTTCAAGATCTCTGGTGTCAATGGAACTC ATGTCTGCATGGTATTTGAGGTGTTGGGGCATCACTTGTTAAAATGGATAATAAAGTCCAATTACCAAGGGCTGCCCCTGCCGTGTGTGAAGAGCATCGTAAGACAG GTACTCCAAGGCCTGGACTACCTGCACACAAAGTGTGAGATCATCCACACAGACATCAAGCCGGAGAATATCCTGATGAGTGTTGATGAGCCTTATGTCCGGAAGCTCGCAGCTGAAGCCACAGAGTGGCAGAGGGCTGGGGCGCCTCCCCCCTCTGGTTCAGCAA TAAGCACAGCACCTGCTCCAAAACAG ACAGTAAAAATGTccaagaacaagaagaagaagttaaAAAAGAAGCAGAAGCGTCAGGCGGAGCTGCTAGAAAAGTGCATCATGGACctggaggagatggagaagactacagaaacaagagaggaggaagaggatgaagatgaggacCCGCAGTCTCCAAAGGGACGGGCTTGCGCTCCTCTCAGACAGGTGTCTCTTCTCGAGCTAGGAAATGAGGAAACGGAGG ATCTCATGAGGATGGGGCCCGAAGGGCTGTCAGAGTTGAACTGTAATGGCCATGTGGAGGTAGACCAGAGGCAGTCCCAATGGAGGGACGAAGACCAACACAATGGCAACGCAGAGCCCACAGAGGAATGTGCCAGTCAGGAGGAGCAACGCAAGGAGTCCCTTGTTCACCCCATCTGCAACGGTGTGGACTCTGCAGATCTCAAGGAGCTGGATGCAGAGACTAAAGACAGGGGTGCTCACAGAAGTGGAGTAATGGAGAGACACCTTCTCGCTGGGCTGGAGGAGGGAGAGCTCGAGCAAAGCATTTTGCAGGACGACGGTCCTGACTGTCAATATACAACCCAGGAAAGCCTGAGAAATG GCAAGCTAACAGCAGGATCCCTGTTAGTTAACCCCCTTGAGCCACTCAATGCAGACCAGATCAAGGTCAAGATTGCAGATTTGGGAAATGCCTGCTGGGTG CACAAGCACTTTACAGAAGACATCCAGACACGGCAGTACCGTTCCTTAGAAGTACTCATTGGTTCTGGATACAGCACACCGGCCGACATATGGAGCACAGCCTGCATG GCATTTGAGCTTGCCACAGGGGACTACTTGTTTGAGCCACATTCTGGGGAAGATTATTCAAGAGATGAAG ACCATATAGCGCTGATCATTGAGCTGCTGGGGAGCGTCCCACGCAAACTCATAATGAACGGCAAATATTCCAAGGATtttttcaccaagaaag GTGATTTGAAACACATCACCAAGCTGAAGCCGTGGGGCCTGCTGGAGGTGCTGATTGACAAGTACGAGTGGCCCCGTGAAGAAGCCGAGTGCTTCACTGACTTCCTGCTTCCCATGCTGGAGCTGATCCCAGAGAAGCGAGCCACGGCCGCAGAGTGCTTGCGCCACCCCTGGCTCTCCCTCTAG
- the srpk1a gene encoding SRSF protein kinase 1a isoform X5 has product MERKVLALQARKKRVKAKKTVKKQPANPRSRQQPQLEASPQEPEEPEEILGSDDEEQEDPNDYCKGGYHHVKVGDLYNGKYHVIRKLGWGHFSTVWLAWDIQVKRFVAMKVVKSAEHYTETAVDEIKLLRSVRNSDPNDPNREMVVQLLDDFKISGVNGTHVCMVFEVLGHHLLKWIIKSNYQGLPLPCVKSIVRQVLQGLDYLHTKCEIIHTDIKPENILMSVDEPYVRKLAAEATEWQRAGAPPPSGSAISTAPAPKQTVKMSKNKKKKLKKKQKRQAELLEKCIMDLEEMEKTTETREEEEDEDEDPQSPKGRACAPLRQVSLLELGNEETEDLMRMGPEGLSELNCNGHVEVDQRQSQWRDEDQHNGNAEPTEECASQEEQRKESLVHPICNGVDSADLKELDAETKDRGAHRSGVMERHLLAGLEEGELEQSILQDDGPDCQYTTQESLRNGKLTAGSLLVNPLEPLNADQIKVKIADLGNACWVHKHFTEDIQTRQYRSLEVLIGSGYSTPADIWSTACMAFELATGDYLFEPHSGEDYSRDEDHIALIIELLGSVPRKLIMNGKYSKDFFTKKGDLKHITKLKPWGLLEVLIDKYEWPREEAECFTDFLLPMLELIPEKRATAAECLRHPWLSL; this is encoded by the exons ATGGAGAGAAAAG TTCTAGCACTCCAGGCGAGGAAGAAGAGGGTGAAAGCAAAGAAGACCGTCAAAAA ACAGCCAGCCAATCCCAGAAGTCGACAGCAGCCGCAGCTAGAAGCCTCACCTCAGGAACCCGAGGAACCTGAGGAGATTCTCGGCTCTGACGATGAGGAGCAAGAGGACCCCAATGACTACTGCAAAG GCGGCTACCACCACGTGAAAGTAGGAGACCTTTACAACGGAAAATACCATGTCATCCGGAAACTGGGCTGGGGACACTTCTCCACCGTGTGGCTCGCCTGGGACATCCA GGTGAAGAGGTTTGTCGCAATGAAGGTGGTGAAGAGTGCGGAGCACTACACGGAGACGGCAGTGGATGAGATCAAACTCCTCAGATCT GTAAGAAACTCAGACCCCAATGATCCCAACCGGGAAATGGTGGTCCAGCTGCTAGACGACTTCAAGATCTCTGGTGTCAATGGAACTC ATGTCTGCATGGTATTTGAGGTGTTGGGGCATCACTTGTTAAAATGGATAATAAAGTCCAATTACCAAGGGCTGCCCCTGCCGTGTGTGAAGAGCATCGTAAGACAG GTACTCCAAGGCCTGGACTACCTGCACACAAAGTGTGAGATCATCCACACAGACATCAAGCCGGAGAATATCCTGATGAGTGTTGATGAGCCTTATGTCCGGAAGCTCGCAGCTGAAGCCACAGAGTGGCAGAGGGCTGGGGCGCCTCCCCCCTCTGGTTCAGCAA TAAGCACAGCACCTGCTCCAAAACAG ACAGTAAAAATGTccaagaacaagaagaagaagttaaAAAAGAAGCAGAAGCGTCAGGCGGAGCTGCTAGAAAAGTGCATCATGGACctggaggagatggagaagactacagaaacaagagaggaggaagaggatgaagatgaggacCCGCAGTCTCCAAAGGGACGGGCTTGCGCTCCTCTCAGACAGGTGTCTCTTCTCGAGCTAGGAAATGAGGAAACGGAGG ATCTCATGAGGATGGGGCCCGAAGGGCTGTCAGAGTTGAACTGTAATGGCCATGTGGAGGTAGACCAGAGGCAGTCCCAATGGAGGGACGAAGACCAACACAATGGCAACGCAGAGCCCACAGAGGAATGTGCCAGTCAGGAGGAGCAACGCAAGGAGTCCCTTGTTCACCCCATCTGCAACGGTGTGGACTCTGCAGATCTCAAGGAGCTGGATGCAGAGACTAAAGACAGGGGTGCTCACAGAAGTGGAGTAATGGAGAGACACCTTCTCGCTGGGCTGGAGGAGGGAGAGCTCGAGCAAAGCATTTTGCAGGACGACGGTCCTGACTGTCAATATACAACCCAGGAAAGCCTGAGAAATG GCAAGCTAACAGCAGGATCCCTGTTAGTTAACCCCCTTGAGCCACTCAATGCAGACCAGATCAAGGTCAAGATTGCAGATTTGGGAAATGCCTGCTGGGTG CACAAGCACTTTACAGAAGACATCCAGACACGGCAGTACCGTTCCTTAGAAGTACTCATTGGTTCTGGATACAGCACACCGGCCGACATATGGAGCACAGCCTGCATG GCATTTGAGCTTGCCACAGGGGACTACTTGTTTGAGCCACATTCTGGGGAAGATTATTCAAGAGATGAAG ACCATATAGCGCTGATCATTGAGCTGCTGGGGAGCGTCCCACGCAAACTCATAATGAACGGCAAATATTCCAAGGATtttttcaccaagaaag GTGATTTGAAACACATCACCAAGCTGAAGCCGTGGGGCCTGCTGGAGGTGCTGATTGACAAGTACGAGTGGCCCCGTGAAGAAGCCGAGTGCTTCACTGACTTCCTGCTTCCCATGCTGGAGCTGATCCCAGAGAAGCGAGCCACGGCCGCAGAGTGCTTGCGCCACCCCTGGCTCTCCCTCTAG